Proteins encoded within one genomic window of Candidatus Binatia bacterium:
- a CDS encoding VCBS repeat-containing protein — protein sequence MRPLRTTASLVSFALLILASHPTEAAYPRPLFRAPACLVDVDKPTPAQGEFVQHVTVAEWTGDDLKDLIVTLLGYDGASNAMYDVRFFKNVMATGNPRTFEPVPAPAGFNPPASVVEVLAGDLNGDGRADLVMTDTTTTVWVQLSTGSGLGAAATYIYGPSTKIIRASLADMDQDGRLDVVVHTHNVMTHIEDVSILRNTGGGTLDPQPLLSVGTDAIVGLGDLNVDGRPDVIGAGSGQCTVYLSSGPALGFAAPYSVPTAATPLEASVANVSDDGNPDLVLLYDNTLEIHHGTGGGLIASSGTSLNLGKAQACGMTAANLDADAQTELVITHQPLSHAQADPHGTVEILDFVAPTIWLSTGPLPGSDPVVANLDRDGQLDLVVPSSGHQVAVLFGALGSGTGIEQVIGGPAPTMFGTPAVGDFNRDGKPDVAASMGGSTRVLMGNGAGGFPTTLSMSAVGGDNLFPCDMNRDGKQDLLEASGREYRMRLGNGDGTFAPPF from the coding sequence GTGCGCCCCCTCCGTACCACAGCCAGCCTAGTCTCCTTCGCGCTCCTGATCCTCGCGTCCCACCCCACCGAAGCGGCCTACCCACGGCCCCTGTTCCGAGCCCCGGCCTGCCTTGTGGACGTGGACAAGCCGACTCCGGCCCAGGGGGAGTTCGTCCAGCACGTCACGGTGGCCGAATGGACCGGGGACGACCTAAAGGACCTCATCGTGACCCTCCTGGGATACGACGGGGCCAGCAACGCGATGTACGACGTCCGCTTCTTCAAGAACGTCATGGCCACAGGAAACCCGCGCACGTTCGAGCCCGTTCCGGCGCCCGCCGGGTTCAACCCTCCGGCGTCCGTGGTCGAGGTCCTTGCCGGCGACCTGAATGGAGACGGCCGAGCGGACCTGGTCATGACCGACACGACCACGACCGTATGGGTCCAGCTCTCCACCGGATCTGGATTGGGGGCCGCGGCTACCTACATTTATGGCCCTTCCACGAAGATCATCCGCGCGTCCCTTGCCGACATGGACCAGGACGGGCGCCTCGACGTGGTCGTCCACACCCATAACGTGATGACCCACATCGAGGATGTCTCCATTTTGAGGAACACCGGCGGCGGCACGCTCGATCCCCAGCCGCTTCTGTCCGTGGGAACCGATGCGATCGTGGGCCTGGGTGATCTCAACGTCGACGGCAGGCCGGATGTCATCGGGGCAGGGTCCGGCCAATGTACGGTCTACCTGAGCAGCGGACCCGCCCTCGGCTTCGCCGCTCCCTATTCCGTTCCCACCGCCGCGACGCCGCTCGAGGCATCCGTCGCGAACGTCTCGGACGACGGCAATCCGGATCTTGTGCTCCTCTATGACAACACCCTCGAGATCCACCACGGCACGGGAGGCGGCCTCATCGCCTCGTCGGGCACCAGCCTGAATCTGGGGAAGGCTCAGGCTTGCGGCATGACGGCCGCCAATCTCGACGCCGATGCGCAGACCGAGCTCGTCATCACCCACCAGCCGCTTTCGCACGCGCAGGCCGATCCCCACGGCACTGTCGAGATCCTCGATTTCGTCGCACCGACGATCTGGCTCTCGACCGGCCCCTTGCCCGGAAGCGACCCGGTGGTCGCGAACCTGGACCGCGACGGCCAGCTGGACCTGGTCGTGCCTTCCTCGGGGCATCAGGTGGCCGTGCTTTTCGGCGCTTTGGGGAGCGGTACGGGGATCGAGCAGGTGATTGGAGGTCCCGCGCCAACAATGTTCGGAACGCCGGCGGTTGGGGACTTCAATCGGGACGGGAAGCCGGACGTCGCCGCCAGCATGGGCGGGTCGACGAGAGTATTGATGGGAAACGGTGCCGGCGGTTTTCCGACGACGTTGTCGATGTCGGCCGTGGGCGGCGACAACCTGTTCCCCTGCGACATGAACCGCGACGGGAAGCAGGATCTGCTCGAGGCATCCGGCCGCGAATATCGAATGCGGCTCGGGAACGGAGACGGCACGTTCGCGCCACCCTTC